In one window of Paraflavitalea soli DNA:
- a CDS encoding c-type cytochrome — protein sequence MAGYVRDNMPYGEAYHYRPVLSDEEAWDVAAFINTQRRPLKRFPADWPAIATKPVDHPFGPFSDSFPEWQHKYGPFSPIAAFKEKEKQK from the coding sequence TTGGCTGGCTATGTAAGAGACAATATGCCCTATGGGGAGGCGTATCACTATAGACCCGTGCTGAGTGATGAAGAGGCCTGGGATGTAGCCGCCTTTATTAATACACAGCGGCGCCCCTTAAAGCGCTTTCCGGCCGATTGGCCGGCCATCGCCACCAAGCCGGTGGACCATCCCTTTGGCCCCTTCAGTGATAGCTTCCCGGAGTGGCAGCACAAGTATGGCCCATTCAGCCCTATTGCTGCATTCAAAGAAAAGGAGAAACAAAAATAA
- a CDS encoding c-type cytochrome: MPRKMQKGFLLAGVGVIVLAIVIKSCTPGHTKDKPAIALAPEWPWEAPDTAAIPFTAEGSMIRYGRSLIANTARYLGPRGIVHAVSNGMNCQNCHLDAGTRPWGNNYSAVASTYPRYRDRSGSIESVEKRVNDCLQRSLNGIPLDSNSRELKAMVAYIKWVGSNVPAKTKPVGVGISSLPYLDRAADSTSGKMVYVQYCQRCHGDHGQGEADTTIGIGYRYPPYGVQTVTIPAPAFTGSPGWLAM, translated from the coding sequence ATGCCACGTAAGATGCAGAAAGGATTCCTGCTGGCAGGCGTGGGCGTGATTGTATTGGCAATAGTGATCAAATCCTGCACCCCAGGCCATACTAAAGACAAACCGGCAATAGCCCTTGCACCCGAATGGCCTTGGGAAGCCCCCGATACAGCCGCTATTCCTTTTACAGCAGAAGGATCAATGATCCGGTACGGCCGGTCATTGATAGCCAACACCGCCCGGTACCTGGGCCCCCGGGGAATCGTACATGCAGTTTCCAATGGTATGAATTGCCAAAACTGTCACCTCGATGCAGGCACCCGGCCCTGGGGCAACAACTACAGCGCTGTGGCATCCACCTACCCGCGCTACCGCGATCGCAGCGGTAGCATTGAATCAGTAGAAAAAAGAGTGAATGATTGCCTGCAGCGAAGCCTGAATGGAATCCCGTTGGATAGCAACAGCCGTGAGCTAAAAGCCATGGTTGCTTATATAAAATGGGTAGGCAGTAATGTGCCGGCCAAAACCAAACCCGTCGGCGTAGGGATCAGCAGCCTGCCTTACCTCGACCGGGCGGCAGACAGCACCAGCGGTAAAATGGTGTATGTACAATATTGCCAACGTTGCCATGGAGATCATGGTCAGGGAGAAGCCGATACAACCATCGGCATTGGTTATCGATATCCCCCTTATGGGGTGCAAACAGTTACAATACCGGCGCCGGCATTTACCGGCTCTCCCGGTTGGCTGGCTATGTAA